In Thiospirochaeta perfilievii, a single window of DNA contains:
- a CDS encoding type I restriction-modification system subunit M: MSSNTQRAELQAQIWKIANDVRGSVDGWDFKQFVLGTLFYRFISENFINYIEAGDDSVNYASLPDSVITPEIKDDAIKTKGYFIYPSQLFTNIAKSANTNENLNSDLKEIFTAIESSANGYPSEVDIKGLFADFDTTSNRLGNTVKDKNLSLAAVIKGVEGLSFGDFEDNHIDLFGDAYEFLISNYAANAGKSGGEFFTPQHVSKLIAQLAMHKQDSVNKIYDPAAGSGSLLLQAKKHFDSHIIEDGFFGQEINHTTYNLARMNMFLHNINYDKFNIALGNTLLEPHHGDDKPFDAIVSNPPYSVKWIGTDDPTLINDERFAPAGVLAPKSKADFAFVLHALSYLSSKGRAAIVCFPGIFYRGGAEQKIRKYLIDNNFVETVISLAPNLFYGTSIAVNILVLSKHKTENKTQFIDASGEEFFKKETNNNVLTDDHIKGIMTIFDNKENKDYVAVSIDNSKIEENDYNLSVSSYVEAKDTREVIDITELNREISETVTKIDSLRTSIDSIIQEIENA, encoded by the coding sequence ATGTCAAGTAATACACAGAGAGCTGAGTTACAAGCTCAAATATGGAAAATAGCAAACGATGTTCGGGGATCTGTAGATGGTTGGGATTTTAAACAGTTTGTTTTAGGAACACTATTCTACAGGTTTATTAGTGAGAATTTCATAAACTATATAGAAGCTGGTGATGATAGTGTAAATTATGCAAGTCTACCTGATTCAGTAATCACACCTGAAATTAAAGATGATGCAATAAAAACCAAGGGTTACTTTATATACCCTAGTCAACTTTTTACAAATATAGCTAAGAGTGCAAACACTAACGAGAACTTAAATAGCGATTTAAAAGAGATCTTCACAGCAATAGAGAGTTCTGCAAATGGTTATCCTTCAGAAGTTGATATTAAAGGGTTGTTTGCTGACTTTGATACAACAAGTAATAGGCTTGGTAATACAGTTAAAGATAAAAACCTCAGTTTAGCTGCTGTTATTAAAGGGGTTGAAGGTCTAAGTTTTGGAGACTTTGAAGATAATCATATTGATCTATTTGGTGATGCCTATGAGTTTCTAATCTCAAACTATGCAGCTAATGCCGGAAAGTCCGGTGGAGAGTTCTTTACACCCCAACATGTTTCAAAACTAATTGCCCAGCTTGCAATGCACAAGCAAGATAGTGTAAATAAGATATATGATCCTGCAGCCGGTTCAGGTTCTCTACTTCTTCAAGCTAAAAAACACTTTGATTCCCATATTATAGAAGATGGATTTTTTGGTCAGGAGATAAATCATACTACCTACAATCTTGCTAGAATGAATATGTTCTTACACAATATTAACTACGATAAGTTTAATATTGCCCTCGGTAATACACTCTTAGAACCCCATCACGGAGATGATAAACCTTTCGATGCCATAGTTTCTAACCCTCCTTATTCTGTTAAATGGATTGGTACAGATGATCCGACTCTAATTAATGATGAACGGTTTGCTCCTGCTGGTGTGTTAGCTCCTAAATCAAAGGCAGACTTTGCCTTTGTTCTTCATGCTTTAAGCTACCTGTCCAGTAAAGGGCGAGCAGCAATAGTTTGTTTCCCTGGAATTTTCTACCGTGGTGGAGCAGAACAGAAGATTAGAAAATACTTAATTGATAATAACTTTGTAGAGACTGTAATATCCCTAGCACCAAACCTTTTCTATGGTACTTCTATAGCAGTAAACATATTAGTACTATCAAAGCATAAAACAGAAAACAAAACCCAGTTTATAGATGCAAGTGGAGAAGAATTCTTTAAGAAAGAGACTAATAACAATGTACTAACTGATGATCATATCAAAGGGATCATGACGATCTTTGACAATAAAGAGAACAAAGATTATGTCGCAGTTTCTATAGATAATAGTAAAATAGAAGAAAATGATTACAACCTATCTGTATCATCCTATGTTGAAGCAAAGGACACTAGAGAAGTAATTGATATCACTGAGCTAAACAGAGAGATATCTGAAACTGTTACCAAAATAGACTCTCTACGAACATCAATTGACTCAATTATCCAGGAGATTGAAAATGCCTAG
- a CDS encoding DNA recombination protein RmuC, translated as MPIDSKFPIENYERLLSAYDDGDSVTVELSRKALIKSIESFAKDISTKYLDPPHTTDFAIMFLPVEGLYAEVLREPGIVETLQNKYKITVTGPTTLSALLNSLNMGFRTLAVQKKSSEVWKVLEAVKTEFVKFEEYLDKVHKHMSTAANSIDTLKNTKGCWDIGYRR; from the coding sequence ATGCCTATAGACTCTAAATTCCCAATAGAGAACTATGAGAGGTTATTAAGCGCATATGATGATGGTGATAGTGTTACTGTAGAGTTATCTAGAAAGGCTCTAATAAAATCTATAGAGAGTTTTGCTAAAGATATATCAACTAAGTATCTAGATCCTCCCCACACCACAGACTTTGCCATTATGTTTCTACCTGTAGAGGGACTCTATGCAGAGGTTTTAAGGGAGCCAGGTATAGTTGAAACCTTGCAAAACAAGTACAAAATAACTGTTACAGGTCCAACTACCCTATCTGCACTATTAAATAGTCTAAACATGGGATTTAGAACCCTAGCAGTTCAAAAAAAGAGTAGTGAGGTATGGAAGGTACTAGAAGCTGTTAAAACAGAGTTTGTTAAGTTTGAAGAGTACCTAGATAAGGTACATAAACATATGAGCACTGCAGCAAACTCAATAGATACCCTTAAAAACACTAAAGGATGTTGGGACATTGGATATAGAAGATGA
- the rmuC gene encoding DNA recombination protein RmuC, with protein MLEKNFTLLNNQNSLANKDSELRLKEIKESVEKHLNLLREDISKQINEMRKTVDEKLQTTLEKRIGESFKQVSERLELVHKGLGEMQTIATGVGDLKKVLSNVKTRGVLGEYQLGNILEEILSPQQYSQNVATKKGSQANVEYALMRS; from the coding sequence TTGCTGGAGAAAAACTTCACATTACTTAACAATCAGAATAGCCTAGCTAATAAAGATTCTGAACTAAGATTAAAAGAGATTAAAGAGTCTGTTGAGAAGCACCTTAATCTACTAAGAGAAGATATCAGTAAACAGATTAACGAGATGAGAAAAACTGTAGACGAGAAGCTGCAAACTACATTAGAGAAAAGGATAGGTGAGTCTTTTAAACAGGTTAGTGAGAGGCTTGAACTTGTACACAAGGGTCTAGGTGAGATGCAGACTATAGCAACTGGTGTAGGGGACTTAAAGAAGGTTCTATCCAATGTTAAAACCCGTGGTGTTTTAGGTGAGTATCAGCTAGGTAACATATTAGAAGAGATTCTCTCTCCCCAGCAGTACTCCCAAAATGTAGCAACTAAAAAGGGTAGTCAGGCAAATGTAGAGTACGCTTTAATGAGGTCTTGA
- a CDS encoding nucleoside triphosphate pyrophosphohydrolase translates to MDNKSITYNKLVRDRIPEIIIEAGKNPIARILTDNEYNKELTNKLQEELNEYKEVNDIEELADLQEVINSILDYRNISKEKFYKIVNTKREQRGSFKDKIFLERVEG, encoded by the coding sequence ATGGATAATAAAAGTATAACGTACAATAAATTAGTTAGGGACAGAATCCCCGAGATTATAATTGAAGCTGGTAAAAATCCAATTGCAAGAATATTAACTGATAATGAGTATAATAAAGAACTTACTAACAAACTCCAGGAAGAGTTAAATGAGTACAAAGAGGTAAATGATATAGAGGAGTTAGCAGACTTACAGGAAGTAATAAACTCCATACTAGACTACAGAAATATATCAAAAGAAAAGTTTTACAAAATAGTTAACACTAAAAGAGAACAAAGAGGATCATTTAAGGATAAGATATTTTTAGAGAGGGTTGAAGGGTAA
- a CDS encoding HNH endonuclease domain-containing protein: MYSGDRLNKNNISIDHYLPWSFTAHNREWNLIPTSKEVNSSKSNKLPDRRYYSQFLKIQHIALNEYHEINKGDKYIENYHIDLNIAKSNLTLDNLEAKYNRIYKPLFSMAKNQGFETGWVYNG, encoded by the coding sequence ATTTACAGTGGAGATAGGTTAAATAAAAATAATATCTCCATAGATCACTATTTACCCTGGTCTTTTACTGCACATAACAGGGAGTGGAACTTAATTCCAACATCTAAAGAGGTTAACTCTTCTAAAAGTAACAAGCTTCCTGATAGAAGATATTACAGCCAGTTCTTAAAAATACAACATATAGCACTTAATGAATACCATGAAATAAATAAGGGTGATAAATATATAGAGAACTACCATATCGATCTAAATATAGCCAAGAGCAACCTTACTTTAGATAATCTAGAAGCAAAATATAATAGAATATATAAACCTTTATTTTCTATGGCTAAAAACCAGGGATTTGAAACAGGATGGGTCTACAATGGATAA
- a CDS encoding nucleotidyltransferase family protein: MRLDETPINFQKDLHNAVGYLNSIGIEEIYLFGSIARNEANDKSDIDIAVRGIKPEDFFQVYGELLMKVNHPFDLVDLNLQEEFGDRLIKDKQLERLYL, from the coding sequence ATGAGACTTGATGAAACTCCAATTAACTTCCAAAAAGACCTACACAATGCTGTCGGTTATTTAAACTCAATAGGAATAGAAGAAATATACCTGTTTGGATCTATAGCAAGAAATGAAGCAAATGATAAGTCTGATATTGATATTGCTGTTAGAGGTATAAAACCTGAAGATTTTTTCCAAGTCTATGGAGAACTTCTTATGAAAGTTAATCACCCATTTGATTTAGTTGATCTGAACCTTCAAGAAGAATTTGGTGATAGGCTAATTAAAGATAAACAACTAGAAAGACTCTATCTATGA